From Phycodurus eques isolate BA_2022a chromosome 13, UOR_Pequ_1.1, whole genome shotgun sequence, a single genomic window includes:
- the LOC133411696 gene encoding UDP-glucuronosyltransferase 1A1-like has product MTDYTTPSSVREDFEHTRRCRFNRGISASQTQEGVASGRISICSFFFKHVLVCVLPRRENTTMTSVIVWALLLLNMADAVDKTRGSKASVNVAAGRTGASYVGKLLVIPMDGSHWVGMKAIAQEMGRRGHQVTVVMPEITLLIGPGEHYDTLTYPLPFDKAFVDFVMSKNEDVLQKSTQPFIERIQEKFSQIQRITELLHTTAESLLFNASIISHLAQRGFDAVLTDPMVPTGSLIARKLGIPTVNLLRGIPCFLDMQSSGCPSPPSYVPRFFTALTDKMDFKQRVLNTLVSALEPLLCRVIYWRFDRIASEFLEEDVGVAEVLSDSAIWLHRIDFTLEFPRPLMPNMVPVGGINCNVRTPLPEDLEPWVSGKHGFVVFTLGTALKKIPNEITKVFLEAFRQIPQKVIWRYSGLVPENTPENVKMMSWVPQNDLLAHPGARAFITHGGSHGIYEGLCHAVPMVMVPIGGDQPDNAERMASRGVGVVLDISSITAGDLLQGLNEVINDTRYKENMKRLSALHKDRPVDPLDLSVYWTEFVMRHKGAKHLQAAVRDLNWFQYFCLDVIALLATIVLFFMILTVKCLKLCCQKPSTKRKQD; this is encoded by the exons ATGACTGATTATACAACTCCCTCATCTGTCAGGGAGGACTTTGAACACACACGACGCTGCAGATTTAACAGAGGAATTTCAGCAAGCCAGACACAAGAGGGAGTGGCCTCAGGGAGAATTTCCATTTGctcgttttttttcaagcatgtacttgtgtgtgtgctgccCAGACGGGAAAATACAACAATGACAAGCGTAATAGTGTGGGCGCTTTTGCTGCTGAACATGGCTGATGCTGTGGATAAGACCAGAGGATCTAAAGCAAGTGTCAACGTCGCCGCAGGTCGCACCGGTGCTTCTTACGTGGGGAAACTGCTGGTGATACCCATGGATGGGAGTCATTGGGTGGGTATGAAGGCCATTGCTCAGGAAATGGGTCGGCGCGGACATCAGGTCACCGTTGTGATGCCAGAGATCACCCTACTCATTGGTCCAGGGGAGCACTATGACACTCTGACATACCCTCTTCCGTTTGACAAAGCCTTTGTTGACTTTGTGATGTCCAAGAATGAAGACGTGCTGCAAAAATCTACGCAGCCTTTCATAGAGAGAATCCAGGAAAAATTCTCACAAATACAGAGAATTACAGAATTGCTTCACACCACTGCAGAGAGCCTTCTGTTCAATGCAAGTATTATCTCACATCTGGCTCAGCGG GGATTTGACGCTGTCCTGACAGACCCCATGGTGCCGACAGGCTCTTTAATAGCCCGCAAATTAG GTATTCCCACAGTTAATTTACTGAGGGGAATTccgtgttttttggacatgcaGTCTTCAGGGTGTCCATCGCCGCCTTCATATGTGCCTCGCTTCTTCACTGCCCTCACAGATAAAATGGACTTCAAACAAAGAGTCCTCAACACCTTG GTAAGTGCACTAGAGCCCCTCCTCTGCCGAGTCATCTATTGGCGTTTTGACCGAATTGCCTCCGAGTTCCTGGAAGAGGACGTGGGTGTAGCTGAGGTGCTGTCGGACTCTGCAATCTGGCTGCACAg GATTGACTTCACACTGGAGTTCCCACGCCCGTTAATGCCGAACATGGTGCCAGTTGGGGGCATCAACTGCAATGTGAGGACTCCTCTGCCTGAA GATTTGGAGCCCTGGGTGTCAGGAAAGCATGGATTTGTTGTGTTCACACTGGGCACCGCattgaaaaaaatcccaaatgagATAACCAAAGTCTTCCTGGAAGCATTCAGACAGATTCCACAGAAG GTAATATGGAGATATTCTGGGCTTGTTCCTGAAAACACACCAGAAAATGTAAAGATGATGAGCTGGGTCCCCCAAAATGACTTACTCG CTCATCCTGGAGCTCGGGCCTTCATAACGCATGGTGGCTCACACGGTATCTATGAGGGACTTTGTCATGCCGTTCCCATGGTGATGGTACCGATTGGTGGGGACCAGCCAGACAATGCAGAAAGAATGGCAAGTCGAGGAGTGGGAGTGGTGTTGGATATTTCATCAATCACCGCAGGAGACCTGCTGCAGGGACTGAATGAGGTCATTAATGACACTag atacaaagaaaacatgaagaggCTGTCAGCGTTACACAAAGACCGCCCTGTTGACCCACTGGACCTCTCGGTGTACTGGACCGAGTTTGTGATGCGGCATAAAGGGGCCAAGCATCTTCAAGCAGCTGTTCGTGACCTCAACTGGTTCCAGTACTTCTGTCTGGACGTAATAGCGCTACTTGCTACAATTGTACTGTTTTTTATGATCTTGACAGTTAAATGTTTGAAGTTATGCTGTCAGAAACCGAGCACAAAGAGGAAGCAAGACTAG
- the ndufb3 gene encoding NADH dehydrogenase [ubiquinone] 1 beta subcomplex subunit 3, producing the protein MGGDHGHSKLSMPDWRQWKVEGTPLEFTQQRLAARGLKDPWARNEAWRYSGGFARAVTLSDVLLRGFKWGFAAFTVALAVEYALFPPKKGSH; encoded by the exons ATGGGAGGTGACCACGgccacagcaagttgtccatgCCAGACTGGCGGCAGTGGAAGGTAGAGGGCACGCCACTGGAATTCACACAGCAAAGGTTGGCGGCCAGGGGCCTCAAGGACCCGTGGGCCCG TAACGAGGCATGGAGGTACTCGGGTGGCTTCGCACGTGCTGTAACTCTGTCCGATGTGCTACTGAGAGGATTCAAGTGGGGCTTTGCTGCCTTTACCGTTGCTCTGGCTGTTGAGTACGCCCTGTTCCCACCAAAGAAGGGTTCCCACTAA
- the pecr gene encoding peroxisomal trans-2-enoyl-CoA reductase, whose protein sequence is MAAHSVFRPGLFNHKVAIVTGGATGIGKAISVELVELGCSVVISSRKAVRLEGAAQEMRQKIPASSPACVTPLPCNIRNEDEVKALVSSVLKQYGRIDFLVNNGGGQFSSPAEHMSSKGWKAVIDTNLTGTFHCCKEVYTTWMKQHGGVIVNIIADMWKGFPGMAHTGAARAAVDNVTKSLAVEWAASGVRVNAVAPGTIFSKTAMENYKELGPTLFKMSVPFSPAKRLGLPEEISSAVCFLLSPAASYISGATLKVDAGQSLYHSMWEIPNHSAWPKGPEGENLDALKDLLNPRSKL, encoded by the exons ATGGCGGCGCACAGTGTTTTCCGACCGGGCTTGTTCAACCATAAAGTTGCAATAGTGACCGGTGGAGCGACTGGTATTGGGAAAGCAATATCTGTTGAACTCGTTGAATTGG GTTGCAGTGTGGTGATTTCCAGCAGGAAAGCGGTGAGGTTGGAGGGGGCTGCCCAAGAGATGAGACAAAAAATTCCAGCTTCCAGCCCTGCATGTGTCACTCCTCTACCTTGCAACATCCGCAACGAGGATGAG GTGAAGGCTCTTGTATCTTCCGTGCTGAAGCAGTATGGTCGCATAGATTTTCTGGTGAACAACGGTGGTGGTCAGTTCAGCAGTCCAGCTGAGCACATGTCTTCTAAAGGATGGAAAGCTGTGATCGACACAAACTTGACTGGCACCTTCCACTGTTGCAAGGAAG TGTACACTACATGGATGAAGCAACATGGAGGTGTGATCGTTAACATCATTGCAGACATGTGGAAAGGCTTTCCGGGCATGGC TCACACAGGTGCAGCCAGGGCAGCGGTGGATAACGTAACAAAGAGCCTGGCCGTTGAGTGGGCTGCCTCGGGTGTCCGGGTCAACGCTGTTGCCCCA GGCACCATTTTTTCTAAAACGGCAATGGAGAACTATAAGGAGCTTGGACCAACCCTTTTCAAGATGTCTGTCCCCTTTAGTCCCGCAAAGAGATTGGGACTACCAGAAGAG ATCTCTTCTGCAGTTTGTTTCCTGCTCTCTCCGGCCGCCTCTTACATCTCTGGAGCCACGCTGAAGGTCGATGCAGGACAGAGTCTGTACCACTCCATGTGGGAGATACCCA ATCATAGTGCGTGGCCCAAAGGTCCAGAGGGGGAGAACCTGGATGCGCTAAAGGACCTACTCAACCCCCGGAGCAAGCTCTGA
- the rpl37a gene encoding large ribosomal subunit protein eL43: MAKRTKKVGIVGKYGTRYGASLRKMVKKIEISQHAKYTCSFCGKTKMKRRAVGIWHCGSCMKTVAGGAWTYNTTSAVTVKSAIRRLKELKDQ, encoded by the exons ATG GCCAAGCGCACCAAGAAGGTGGGAATCGTTGGTAAATACGGCACGCGTTATGGCGCATCGCTGAGGAAGATGGTGAAGAAAATTGAGATCTCCCAGCACGCTAAATACACCTGCTCATTCTGTGGCAAG ACCAAGATGAAGAGAAGGGCAGTGGGTATCTGGCACTGCGGATCCTGCATGAAAACGGTGGCTGGAGGAGCGTGGACGTACAA CACAACTTCTGCCGTCACAGTCAAGTCAGCGATCAGGAGGCTGAAGGAGTTGAAGGACCAGTAA
- the cfap410 gene encoding cilia and flagella associated protein 410 isoform X3 has translation MGRVVQLHTRVSLSAMRLTRKRVLTEAKASHLENVRKLNCWGCQLTDVSILSQMPNIEVLTLSISSLSPLAGCLSLCELYLRRNMIASLSELCYLRPMARLRILWLADNPCCGDDCGRYRLTVLRCLPRLQKLDNRVVTEDEITLAHLEGEEMGTPPNAGRHQLSTNGLTDAEKENNSLGHKTEDTNNISEELRSKPMSRDKFPSLHSQSTGSSMKKTHTLDAVLLLLRDLDHEELRVVHTETQNRLRTCTADSLEMLRESQPSKSADIQH, from the exons ATGGGACGCGTTGTTCAACTACATACGCGGGTGAGTCTGTCTGCGATGAGGCTAACACGTAAACGGGTTCTTACCGAGGCCAAGGCCTCCCACTTGGAAAACGTAAGGAAACTGAACTGCTG GGGGTGTCAACTCACTGAT GTTTCCATTTTATCCCAGATGCCAAACATCGAAGTGCTGACACTAAG CATCTcatctctctctcctctggctGGATGCTTGTCTCTGTGTGAGCTCTACTTGAGAAGGAACATGATCGCCTCACTCTCAGAACTCTGTTATTTGCGTCCGATGGCACGTCTCCGAATATTGTGGTTGGCTGACAACCCTTGTTGTGGAGATGACTGCGGTCGGTATCGCCTGACAGTCCTGCGTTGCCTACCGCGGCTGCAGAAGCTGGACAACCGAG TAGTGACCGAGGACGAGATCACGTTAGCCCACTTGGAGGGCGAGGAGATGGGCACACCACCAAACGCAGGCCGTCACCAGCTTTCCACCAATGGACTTACCGATGCAGAGAAAGAGAATAACTCTCTCGGCCACAAGACGGAGGACACCAA TAATATCAGTGAGGAGTTGCGGAGCAAGCCCATGTCAAGAGACAAGTTCCCATCTCTTCATTCTCAGTCAACCGGATCATCTATGAAAAag ACCCACACTCTTGATGCAGTGCTGCTGCTTCTGAGGGACTTGGATCACGAGGAGCTCCGCGTTGTGCACACGGAGACGCAGAACCGACTCAGGACTTGCACAGCGGACTCATTAGAAATGCTGCGAGAGTCACAACCGTCGAAATCTGCTGACATCCAACACTGA
- the cfap410 gene encoding cilia and flagella associated protein 410 isoform X2 — MGRVVQLHTRVSLSAMRLTRKRVLTEAKASHLENVRKLNCWGCQLTDVSILSQMPNIEVLTLSVNSISSLSPLAGCLSLCELYLRRNMIASLSELCYLRPMARLRILWLADNPCCGDDCGRYRLTVLRCLPRLQKLDNRVTEDEITLAHLEGEEMGTPPNAGRHQLSTNGLTDAEKENNSLGHKTEDTNNISEELRSKPMSRDKFPSLHSQSTGSSMKKTHTLDAVLLLLRDLDHEELRVVHTETQNRLRTCTADSLEMLRESQPSKSADIQH; from the exons ATGGGACGCGTTGTTCAACTACATACGCGGGTGAGTCTGTCTGCGATGAGGCTAACACGTAAACGGGTTCTTACCGAGGCCAAGGCCTCCCACTTGGAAAACGTAAGGAAACTGAACTGCTG GGGGTGTCAACTCACTGAT GTTTCCATTTTATCCCAGATGCCAAACATCGAAGTGCTGACACTAAG TGTCAACAGCATCTcatctctctctcctctggctGGATGCTTGTCTCTGTGTGAGCTCTACTTGAGAAGGAACATGATCGCCTCACTCTCAGAACTCTGTTATTTGCGTCCGATGGCACGTCTCCGAATATTGTGGTTGGCTGACAACCCTTGTTGTGGAGATGACTGCGGTCGGTATCGCCTGACAGTCCTGCGTTGCCTACCGCGGCTGCAGAAGCTGGACAACCGAG TGACCGAGGACGAGATCACGTTAGCCCACTTGGAGGGCGAGGAGATGGGCACACCACCAAACGCAGGCCGTCACCAGCTTTCCACCAATGGACTTACCGATGCAGAGAAAGAGAATAACTCTCTCGGCCACAAGACGGAGGACACCAA TAATATCAGTGAGGAGTTGCGGAGCAAGCCCATGTCAAGAGACAAGTTCCCATCTCTTCATTCTCAGTCAACCGGATCATCTATGAAAAag ACCCACACTCTTGATGCAGTGCTGCTGCTTCTGAGGGACTTGGATCACGAGGAGCTCCGCGTTGTGCACACGGAGACGCAGAACCGACTCAGGACTTGCACAGCGGACTCATTAGAAATGCTGCGAGAGTCACAACCGTCGAAATCTGCTGACATCCAACACTGA
- the cfap410 gene encoding cilia and flagella associated protein 410 isoform X1, which yields MGRVVQLHTRVSLSAMRLTRKRVLTEAKASHLENVRKLNCWGCQLTDVSILSQMPNIEVLTLSVNSISSLSPLAGCLSLCELYLRRNMIASLSELCYLRPMARLRILWLADNPCCGDDCGRYRLTVLRCLPRLQKLDNRVVTEDEITLAHLEGEEMGTPPNAGRHQLSTNGLTDAEKENNSLGHKTEDTNNISEELRSKPMSRDKFPSLHSQSTGSSMKKTHTLDAVLLLLRDLDHEELRVVHTETQNRLRTCTADSLEMLRESQPSKSADIQH from the exons ATGGGACGCGTTGTTCAACTACATACGCGGGTGAGTCTGTCTGCGATGAGGCTAACACGTAAACGGGTTCTTACCGAGGCCAAGGCCTCCCACTTGGAAAACGTAAGGAAACTGAACTGCTG GGGGTGTCAACTCACTGAT GTTTCCATTTTATCCCAGATGCCAAACATCGAAGTGCTGACACTAAG TGTCAACAGCATCTcatctctctctcctctggctGGATGCTTGTCTCTGTGTGAGCTCTACTTGAGAAGGAACATGATCGCCTCACTCTCAGAACTCTGTTATTTGCGTCCGATGGCACGTCTCCGAATATTGTGGTTGGCTGACAACCCTTGTTGTGGAGATGACTGCGGTCGGTATCGCCTGACAGTCCTGCGTTGCCTACCGCGGCTGCAGAAGCTGGACAACCGAG TAGTGACCGAGGACGAGATCACGTTAGCCCACTTGGAGGGCGAGGAGATGGGCACACCACCAAACGCAGGCCGTCACCAGCTTTCCACCAATGGACTTACCGATGCAGAGAAAGAGAATAACTCTCTCGGCCACAAGACGGAGGACACCAA TAATATCAGTGAGGAGTTGCGGAGCAAGCCCATGTCAAGAGACAAGTTCCCATCTCTTCATTCTCAGTCAACCGGATCATCTATGAAAAag ACCCACACTCTTGATGCAGTGCTGCTGCTTCTGAGGGACTTGGATCACGAGGAGCTCCGCGTTGTGCACACGGAGACGCAGAACCGACTCAGGACTTGCACAGCGGACTCATTAGAAATGCTGCGAGAGTCACAACCGTCGAAATCTGCTGACATCCAACACTGA